CGGGTTGGCGGCACCTTGATTGCGGGCAGGATCCGGGCTTCTTGTCGAGGCTTCGAAGCAGCTGAACTAGCCGATTACTGTAGGACGTGGCCTGGGCCCAGGCCACACATCTCCTGATTCAACGTTCGTCGGTCGATCTCCTACCAGATGGGCTCCCGCACGGTGCTGATCACCGTCCACTCACGACCGGACGATGGGTTTGATGGTCACGCCAATTCCATTATTGGATAGCACGAAAACGCTGTTGACCAGCGAAAACGCTGATCCAAGCCAACCCACCCCCGATTTCATTATTCACTGGGAAGAAAATCTGCAATTTTATATGGGTTCAAAAGAGGGCACTTCCGCGTATTTCTGCAGGTCAATGAGCTGCCGCGGAGATTTCGGATAGCGGGCCCTCCTAAAATGGGGGTCTACCGAAAGTAGAGATCAGCATGACCGCATCACGCAAGCGATTTACCCAGGAGTTCAAGGACGAGCTGTGCCGCGAGGTGATCAACACGTCCAAGTCGATCAAGGACGTGGCCACCGCGTACGGTGTCGGCCCCGAAACGCTCCGCAACTGGCTGGTCAAGTACCGGGCGGCCAACGGCGGCACGGAGGTGGATCTGACGGTGTCGGAACGGGCCCGGCTGAAGGAGCTCGAGCGTGAAGTTCAAGAGCTGCGGGCGGAGACTGCCTTTTTGAAAAAAGCCAGCGCTTACTTCGCGCGGGAGCAGCGGTAGTGAGCAAGTATGAATTCATCGATTCCCAAAAAGCTGAGCCCGCCAATCTGAATTCGGTAGTGAGAATGTGCCGCTGGTTGGCCGTCTCGACGTCGGGTTTCTATCACTGGGCCACCCGTCCGCAATCGGCCACCTCGGGGCGCCGCCGGGCCCTGACGGCGCGGGTCCGGCATTACTTCGAGGAGTCCGAGGGCACGTACGGGTACCGGCGCATCCACGCCGATCTCGCCGCGGAACAGACCGAGTGTTCTCGGAGTTGGTGCGGCAGATCATGCGCTGCCAGGGCCTGGTGGCCTGTCAACCACGGCCGTTCCGCGTCACCACCGAGGCTGATGCTGAGGCTGCCGCGGGCATGCCCGACCTCGTCAAGCGGGACTTCACCGCGGACCGTCCCGGGGCGAAGTTCGTCGGCGACATCACCTACATCCACACCTGGCAGGGATTCGTCTACCTCGCCACCGTCATTGACTGCTACTCGAAGAAAGTCGTCGGCTGGTCCATCGCCGATCACATGCGCACCGGGCTCGTCGCCGACGCGCTCAAGAACGCCGCCGCCACAACCCGGATCGAGCCGTCCGCGATCTGGCATTCCGATCGGGGCAGCGTGTACACCTCGACCGATTTCAGGGCCCTGGTGATCGGCCTGGGCATGCGATCGTCGATGGGACGCACCGGCGTGTGCTGGGACAACAGCATGGCCGAATCGTTCTTCTCAGCCCTGAAAAACGAGCGTGTGTACCGGACTGTTTACGCGACAAAATCACAAGCCCGGAGCGACGTCATCCGGTACATCGAGGGGTTTTACAACAGCCGGCGCCGTCACTCCGCGCTCGGTTACCGGCGGCCTAACGAAGTCCACTATGGTTATCAACAGCCAGCCTTGGCAGCGTAGAAGAATCCACTAATTCCGCTGTCCGAAATCCCCGCAGCAGCTCACAAAGCCATTTCAACCACCCACCTCTCGCTGATAGTTTGTGACCACTAATGTTCACCCTTGAGGTACTCGATGCGCCGATGAGACTTCAGAATTGACCAGCATCGGGCCGCGGCCCTTGTGAGTCGAACCTTGGGGGAGAGGAGCCCACCGTCGGCGCATAATCCAGTTCCATGAACCTGCAGTTGCTCAGCGACTGATATCAAGCCCGGTCGGACCAAGGCTCACTTGAAGCTCCCTGGGGCAGAGAAAATCCCCAAAGTGGGCATCATTGAGAGGCGTGGGGGATATGGTGCCAGCAATCCTAGCGGAAGTGGTTTGAGCCGGTCGGGTCTGAGGCATCTGCGGGAGACGTACCCCAACGCAAGCCCATTCGGCTCTAGGACATGCTCGATCGGAATGGCTTGGCCGTCAGGATCCGGTCAGGGAACCATCGCCGTGAGGGCTTTCCTAGCTGAGACCTGGACGACTACATCGCTCGGATGTCTGCGGCTACCGCAGCAGACATCGTGGCCAATTTGTTGGGAACCGACCGCTAGGACGCCGGGTGAGCCAGGCGGTTAGCTGCCGGCGCCCCAATGCCAGGGTTATTGCGAAAGTGGTCCAAGGGTGGCGGTGCGCTCCACGGGGAGAAGGTCGTTCGCCCCCACTTGTCAGGTTGAGTTCTAGGTCCCACTCGTGACCTTGCCAGGAAAGAATGGACCCCATTCTGGCAGGACTCGGGTGGGAAGCTGACGTCAGGTTGGGGTGTACTAAACCGGACGCCCAATCCGCACTGGCAGCTCACAGAAAATGGGTCAGGAAGTTTTCACCCAATTCGGCATTGACACCTGATGACGATGGAAATTTCAATCGTGTAGGTGACACAGCGTGCCCTGCGAAACACGCAGTTGTGGGCGTCTTGCGAGGACAGGCTGCCGCCGGCCTGCAACCATGGAGATCACATGCTATGCCGTGCCGGTTCGGGTTTATTGACGACGAGGACCACATCTCGAACGGCCGGGCCGGCCACGTAGAGCCCGAACCGGAACTGGCCTACTCCAACGTAGTCGAGTTCTTTGTTTGCTATTCGCCCAGCCCTACGTCTGGGAAGTCAGAGAAAGAGTGTTAGCTGCAACTTTAAACTGACCAGAGACGGCAATTTGGATTGACCGTTCGCGGCAGTGGTTTTGACCAGTGGCTGCAAGTACTTTTGACCAGTTCTTGGCCGTGCGTGTGGCCGGGGCTTGCTGGGATTCCCTTGTCCATCCCCCCGTGTCATTACGGGGAGAGCCCCTTCCTTCCGCGGTGAAATAGCGATGCCAATCGTTTTTTGTTTCACCCATCGTGGGAAGGAAGGGGCTTGATGTGAAGTCTCCAGGAGAGTTCATGGAAATTTTAGCTGCTTATGATTTGACCCGGTCGTACCGGGATGCCGCGAAGATCTGCGGCGTTTCGCACAACACTGTCCGTTCGTATGTGAAGGCCCGGCAGGAAGGCGTCCAGGCGCCGGTCGCCCGCCAGCGGGGCCGGATCACCGACCCGTTCCTGCCGCAGATGAAGTCGCTGGTCGAGCAGTCCCGCGGGAAGATCCGCGGGGACGTTGTGCACGGAAAACTCGTTGATCTGGGCTATCCCGGATCGATCCGCACGACCCGGTACGTGCTGGCCGGGCTGAAGTCGAAATATCGGGCCCAAAACACGCGTGTTCACCGCCCCTGGACTGTGGAGCCAGGTTTGTGGCTCCAATGGGACTACGGAGACGGGCCCGTCGTTGACGGCGCCAAAACGGTGTTGTTCGTGGCCTGGCTGGCGTATTCACGCTTCCGTATCGTGATTCCCTTGCGGGATAAGACGATGCCGAGCGTGTTCGCCGCCCTGGACCGCTCTTTCAGGCTCATCGGGGGCGTCCCAACGTACGTTTTGACCGACAATGAGAAAACCGTCACGATCGAGCACGTCGCCGGGGTGCCGGTCCGTAACCCGCAGATCGTCACGTTCGCCCGGCACTACTCCACCGCCGTGCACACCTGCATGCCGGCGGACCCGGCCTCGAAGGGCGGGGTGGAGAACGCGGTCAAGATCGCCAAAGCCGACATCGTCCCCAAAGACACGAACCTGCGCTCGGACTACGCCTCCTTCGCCGAGCTGGAAGCGGCGTGCGAGGCGTTTATGGAGGATGTGAATTCCAAGGTGCACCGTGCCACCCTGGAGATCCCCAGGGACATGCTGAGACTGATCGAACAGCCCAAGCTGCACCCGGTCCCGGCAGTGCCGGTGACGGCCAGTTTCGGGCAGGTCCGGCAGGTCCCGCCGAACACGCCCATGGTCACCTACGAGCACTCCCGCTACTCCGTCCCGCACACGCTGATGGGGCAGAGGCTCTGGGTGCGCGGCACCGACGCCGAGGTCATCATTGTCCATGTCGGCGAGCAGGGGCCGGTGGAAGTCGCCCGGCACGAACTTACCCGCCCCGGCGTGCCGGCGATCATTGATTCCCATTTCCCTCCTGCTTCCGGCGGGGCCCTGGAACGGGTTATTCGCCCCACGAACAAGGCCGAGGAGGAGTTCCTGGCCTTGGGCGCCGGGGCAGCGCTCTGGCTCAAGGAAGCCGCCGCGGCCGGGACGAACAAGATCCGCCACAAGATGGAACGCGCCGCCACCCTGGCCAAGGTCATGGGCAATGACGTGGTTGACCAGGGCCTCGGCGCGGCCGCCGTGCACCACCGCTTCAGCCACGAGGACCTGGTCTCCATCATCACCAACACCGCCACCGGCCAGCCGCCAAGCACCATCAGCACTACCCGGCACACCGTCACCGATCAAGGCCAGTGGCTGAGTCAGGGCACCAGCGCATGGGCCAACTTCGGCACCGCCAGCACAAATACCAGCGACGATATTGATCTTGAAGGAGCCACCGAATGAGCGCGACAACCCTTGCCGCCAGCCCGCTGGCGGATGTGGAGCACATCATCGCCTTGATGCGCACCACCCGCATGCCGCACGCCCGCGCCGTGGTCGCCGAGGTGTTGGCGACCGCGAAGGCCCAGCGCTGGGACCCCACAGAAGTCATTCGCGTCCTGCTCGAGGCCGAGGCGACCGGCAGGAACCGGTCGATGCTAACCACCCGGCGTAAACGCGCGGGGTTTCCCACCGGGAAAACCTTCGATGTCTGGGACGAGTCCCTCTCCACCCTCCCTGCGGCGACGACCTCGTTCCTGCGGACCCTGGAGTGGGTGCGGCGGCGGGAGAACCTGATCGCGTGCGGGCCCTCCGGGACCGGGAAGACCCTGCTGCTGGAATCCCTGGGCCAGCAGGCCATCGACGAAGGCATGTCCGTGTCGTGGCTGAGCCTGGAGGACCTCGGCGCCCTCGTGCGCCGGCACCGCATCGATGACAGCGTGAACAAAGCCATCACCCGCGTTACCAGCGTGGATTTGATTTGCATCGATGACATCGGACTCCTGCCGGTTTCCGGCGATGCCGCCGAGGGCTTCTACCGCGTCGTGGAGGCCTCCTACGAGAAGCGATCCCTGGCGATCAGCTCGAATATCCACCCCAGCGGCTTTGATGAGCTGATGCCCAAAACCATCGCCACCGCGACCGTGGACCGGCTTATGCACCACGCGCACCTATGCCAAACCAGCGGCGAGTCCGTCCGGCTCATGCAAGCCCAAAACGGGAAAGGAACCCGCCCGATGAACTAACCCGCAACACTGGTCAGGCGCCCCAACCCCAGCATGCCCCAGGCGCCTGACCAGTGTTCAAAAGTACTTGCCGCCACCGGTCAGTCCATTGCAGCCACTTGAATTCCAGGGGTCGTTGCAACACCCGTGCTTAGCTGGCTATCAGTAAATCACGTAGGCGCTCGGCTGGGGTGTCCCAGTCGAGCGTTTTGCGTGGTCGGGCGTTGAGTTCTTGGGCGACGTGCTCGAGGTCCTCGGGCCCGTAGGCGTTCAGGTCTGCGCCTTTGGGGAAGTATTGGCGTAGCAGCCCGTTGGTGTTCTCGTTGGATCCGCGTTGCCAGGGGCTGGCGGGGTCGCAGAAGTAGACGTCCATGTCGGTGGCGATGCTGAAAGCCTTATGTTTGGCCATTTCGGCGCCTTGGTCCCAAGTGAGGGATCCGCGCAGGTGCGCCGGTAGGGTGGACATGGTCTTGATCAGCCCGTCGCGGACTGATTCGGCGGTGTGGTCCACCGGCAGGTGCACCAACATCACGTATCGCGTGGTGCGTTCAACCAGCGTTGCGATCGCGGACTGGTTGTAAGCTCCGGTCACTAAATCCCCCTCCCAATGCCCCGGGACGGCGCGGTCTTCGACCTCGGCGGGGCGTTCGGAAATGTTGATCATCGGGTCACGGAAACGGTTGGTGCGTTCTTCGGGGTTCCTGTGCTGCTTGCGGCGGGTCCGGCCGGTGCGCAGGGCTTCTTTGACCTCGCGTTTGAGTCCACCGCGGGCCTGAAAGTAGAGGGCCTGGTATATCGTTTCGGGGCTCACGCGCATCTGCTCGTCATCGGGGAATTCCTTGATCAGGAGCTTGGAAATCTGTTGTGGGGACCAGCGTGTGAGGAGCTTGGTTTTCACGTAGTCGTGTAGTTCCCCGGGTTCTGCCAGCTTACTGTCCTTCGGCCGTGCCCGGGCCGCAGTGGCCGCCCGGTGAGCACCGTAAGGCCGGTAACCCAGCACCGGGTGGCTGTTGCGTTTGATCTCCCGGCTAATGGTGCCCACGGACCGGCCCAGCGCCCTGCCGATCGCCTGCATTGAGGTTCCTTGGGACCGCAGGTCCGCGATCCTCTCCCGCTCGGACAGGGACAGGTAGCGGGCGCTGACGGACTGCTCCAGCGCTTCCAACGCCACCGCGGGTGCCGGCTCAGCCACCGGCGCTGTCAACTCCGGTGCCGCTGCAGGGGCCGAAGGTTCCGCGAATGTAGTTGTCACTTCCTGTTTATACGGCAGATCCGCGGCATGACCTTGGGCCGCGGCCGTGTCCTTTGCAGTCTGTTGCCGGTCCCAGTTGTAGGAGCTCGGTTTGCTTGCACCGACTGCGAGGGCTGCGTCCCTCCGGCCGGCTCCTTCTTGGCGCAAGCGCAGGTAGTGAAGCTGCTTCGCCGATGGCCGTCGCGGACTGACGGAGACCAGACCGGCGGCTTTGGCCCAGTTGGAGCAGGTGGAGTAGTTCAGGCCGAGTTCTCTGGCGGCAACGCTGACGCTGCCGACTTCCCGCAGCAGGCCCAGGAACTCCTCAATCACCGACGGTGGGTGGCGCCGCGCCGGATCAGCATTCACAGTTCTCGTGGCCCGTGGTTTTCTCCCAGCAGGATTAACCTTGCCGGCCCAGTTATGCGCGGTGCTGATGTTCAATCCCAGCTCCTGGGCCGCCGCGGTGATGGTGCCGGCCCGGTCCAAGACGGCATAGAAGTGGTCCTTATCCGCCTGGGTGTACTGGCGCTGCGGCCTGATCCCTTCAGCGTTCGCCCACTTCTGGCAGGTGCTCCGGTTAATGCCGAGCTCCTTGGCCGCCGCGGCAACACTTCCCAACCGCTCAACGGCAGAAAGGAAATCCTGTCTTTGCGCACGGGTATGGGACTGCTGGGAACGCTTCCCCTGCGCCCCGGCTCTCGACCCCGGTTCTTTCGGTAGAGGAGATTTTTTCCTTAAGGAAGGACTACTTTTCGATGGTGATCCCATGGGTGTTGCAACTCCCGATTATTCGGGGGTGTTGCAACGATCGCTAGAACTCAAGCCACCGGTCAACGCAAACTGCAGCCAGCGGTCAGTTTAAAGTTGCAGTTGACACCCGGCAAGATTTCGGCCAGAACCCGAGGGTGTGCCCGACGAAACTGAGGACGTCGGCTGGGGTTTTGATGGTGAGCGGTTCCATGTTCCTTCTCCTTCGGCTGCTGGCGGGCACAGGATGTGTCTGTCAGATTTGTGCGTCGTTCTGATTACGGAGCCACCGCTGGGTTTGAGGGTCCGGAGTGCAACTTGGGGAACCGGGAGCGTTTCAAAGTTTCGGGAGGAAATAAGTGACGAAGGAGCGTCGAACGAAACTTTGAACCGGGCCCGGCGCATGGCGCCCTGGTTGCGCGGAGGACCCGCCCAGCGATGATGGGGGATCAGAATGACAAACAGCGACGTTGCTTCTGGTGGTTCATGGAGGTGGGGGAGCGGGGCGGCATGACGCAAACAGATTCTGTGGCATGACCCACGCCATTCGGCTCTGCCGCGCACGAGACCCTGGCACGCCGCCGCCGTTCCGCGGTTTTGGTGTACCGGGCGATAGGGCCCATGTCGGTCCGGCAACGCGGCTGGTGTGGTGTTCGACGTGCCCGACAAGTTCTACGGGTGCAACGCCGGCGGAACGCTCCGCCACCGGCGAGTTTCCTCTCCGGCGGCGTGCCTCACGCGCATGTGAAGTGGTTGCGCGGACGTGAAACTACTGAGCGGTCCGAGTCCACATCTCCGGACGAGAACTGCTGGCGCCGCCCGGCCCGTCTGCCCGGGCGCACGCGCACCTGCTGGCCGCCATGCCGCCCGCCGCCTTCCCCGGCGTGGACGAGACCAGGCTCCACTCGTTCCTGCAGGAAAATGCCGGCAGCTAGTTGATCCAGGAGGTGCCCGGTCTTCTCTTGTCGAACCGGAGTTGGCTCCGGACACATCGCGGTCCTACCTTGGTCACGCCCCTATTTCGGCACGGTAATTCCACAGTGTTTCCGCAGGTCAGCAATGCGGCGCCTCCGGCTCACCATGGTGAGCGAAGATTCGGGGGCGTCGCGTTCTGCTGTGGTCACGCGGTGACCCGCGGTGTGAGACTGGTCGTGTTCGTTGCGGTCGACCCCGAATCCTCTGTAGTGCCTGGGAGCCTGTAGGTCAGCATGGGGGTGGAGGGCTTCCACGGGAACCGTGGATTGGTGCCTTCGAGCCCGAGCGTCAGACTTCTGAATCTCCCTGCCCTCCCCGCGACGGACACCGAATGATCCGTCGACGGGAAGCGGGTGGCAGTGATGGAAGTGGTGCATGGCCGGTGTGCTGGTCTGGACGTGTCCAAGAGGGACGCCAAGGTCTGCGTCCGGGTCGCCGGTGTTGGTCGTCGCAAGACTGTTGAGACGGTCACGACGTGGGGCTCGACCACGAACCAGGTCCTGGCCCTGCGTGAGCATCTAATCGCCGAGCAGGTCACCTGTGCGGTGATGGAGGCCACCGGGGACTACTGGAAGCCGTTCTACTACCTCCTTGAGGACGCCGGGTTCGAGGTCATACTGGTCAACGCCAGGCACGTCAAGAACTTGCCTGGCCGCAAGAGCGATGTCGCCGACGCGACGTGGCTGGCCCAGCTTGGCGCACACGGCCTGGTGCGTGGGTCGTTCGTGCCCCCGGAGCCGATCCGCCAGTTGCGCGATCTGACCCGGGCCCGGACCGCGATCACCCGGGAACGTGGCCGGGAGATCCAACGGCTCGAGAAGCTGCTCGAGGACGCCAGCATCAAACTGTCCTCGGTCGCCTCCGACATCACTGGCGTCTCCGGACGGGCGATGCTCGAGGCGATGATCGCGGGCCAAGACGACCCCGCCGCATTGGCCGACCTCGCCAAGCGGCGGCTGCGCTCGAAGATCCCGGCGTTGACCGAGGCGCTGAGCGGCCGGTTCACCGAACACCACGGTTTCCTGGCGCGGGTACATCTGGACCTGATCGACCGGCACACGAGGGCGGTCGAGGACATCACCGCCCGGATCGAGGTGGTGATCGCACCCTTTCAGGGATTCCGGGACCTGATCGCCACCATCCCCGGCATCGGCCCCCTCGTCGCCGACGTCGTCGTCGCCGAGACCGGCGCAGACATGACCAGGTTCGCCACCGCCGGGAACCTCGCTTCGTGGGCCGGGACCACGCCGGGTCACAACGAGTCCGCCGGACGAGTCAAGTCGACCAAGACCCGGCCCGGAAACCCCCTATCTCCAAGGAGCGCTCGGCGCTGCCGCGGTGGCGTGCGCACAGAACCCCGCCACCTACCTCGGCGCCCGCTACCGCCGAATTGCGTCGCGGCGAGGCCCCATGAAAGCCAACGTTGCGATCCAACACACCATGCTCATCGCGATCTGGCACATGGGCCGCTACGGAACCCTTTACGAGGACCCCGGTGCAGACTTCTTCACCCGTCTCCACCCCGAACGCGCCAAGAACCGCGCACTCCACCAACTCGAGGCCATGGGCTACCAGGTCACCCTCGATCGGACGGGGTAACAAAACGCGGGTCCCCTGACGAGGAAGGGAATCTTCGCGTCAGAGCGATCTTAGACCTCTGAGTTTAGCCCTGGGTGGTCAGCTCGACGCGGAGGCAAACCTCAATGCCGCGGGTCCATGTCAAAGAAGGAACCCCATGAGGGTCCCAGCCAGCACCTCCTACCCGGGGCTGCGAGCACTTTGGCGAGCAACTCCGCGGAACAAAGTGTGGCCACAAGATGACCCGCGAGTTGTACGCGTACCCAAACCGCTCACAGAAACAGCTGCCCAATCGTGCGATATTTGAGGAGCAACCTTGGGAGCGACTGCCGAGGGCGCGTGCATTTGAAGGAGGCATAGGCAGCCGAGCCTCATCACCAGCCGATCCAATACAGATCAGCTTCTGTCAGTCCACAACGGCCACCGGCCCTTCCCGCGTTGCTCACGGATGCTGTCTGCCCGGGTGGTTTGATGCGGGCCGGAGGCATGGGGGTTGAGAGGAACATGATCTGGCTCCGCTGGGCGATCTCGACGGCATCACCCATGAAATCTACCTTTCCGCCGCAACGCTTCCGTGTTCCGGAATTCCCTCAGGGCCCATGTCCAGGCGGGCACGGCCGTTGCGAAAAATTCCGGCGTGAAAGGCCGGAAGGTTCAGTCCGAGTCGAAGACGGCCAGGATCCGGCGATGGGCCAGGGAGAATGCCTGCATCATG
This genomic window from Arthrobacter sp. 24S4-2 contains:
- the istA gene encoding IS21 family transposase, with the translated sequence MKSPGEFMEILAAYDLTRSYRDAAKICGVSHNTVRSYVKARQEGVQAPVARQRGRITDPFLPQMKSLVEQSRGKIRGDVVHGKLVDLGYPGSIRTTRYVLAGLKSKYRAQNTRVHRPWTVEPGLWLQWDYGDGPVVDGAKTVLFVAWLAYSRFRIVIPLRDKTMPSVFAALDRSFRLIGGVPTYVLTDNEKTVTIEHVAGVPVRNPQIVTFARHYSTAVHTCMPADPASKGGVENAVKIAKADIVPKDTNLRSDYASFAELEAACEAFMEDVNSKVHRATLEIPRDMLRLIEQPKLHPVPAVPVTASFGQVRQVPPNTPMVTYEHSRYSVPHTLMGQRLWVRGTDAEVIIVHVGEQGPVEVARHELTRPGVPAIIDSHFPPASGGALERVIRPTNKAEEEFLALGAGAALWLKEAAAAGTNKIRHKMERAATLAKVMGNDVVDQGLGAAAVHHRFSHEDLVSIITNTATGQPPSTISTTRHTVTDQGQWLSQGTSAWANFGTASTNTSDDIDLEGATE
- a CDS encoding ATP-binding protein; the encoded protein is MSATTLAASPLADVEHIIALMRTTRMPHARAVVAEVLATAKAQRWDPTEVIRVLLEAEATGRNRSMLTTRRKRAGFPTGKTFDVWDESLSTLPAATTSFLRTLEWVRRRENLIACGPSGTGKTLLLESLGQQAIDEGMSVSWLSLEDLGALVRRHRIDDSVNKAITRVTSVDLICIDDIGLLPVSGDAAEGFYRVVEASYEKRSLAISSNIHPSGFDELMPKTIATATVDRLMHHAHLCQTSGESVRLMQAQNGKGTRPMN
- a CDS encoding IS30 family transposase, which translates into the protein MTAPVAEPAPAVALEALEQSVSARYLSLSERERIADLRSQGTSMQAIGRALGRSVGTISREIKRNSHPVLGYRPYGAHRAATAARARPKDSKLAEPGELHDYVKTKLLTRWSPQQISKLLIKEFPDDEQMRVSPETIYQALYFQARGGLKREVKEALRTGRTRRKQHRNPEERTNRFRDPMINISERPAEVEDRAVPGHWEGDLVTGAYNQSAIATLVERTTRYVMLVHLPVDHTAESVRDGLIKTMSTLPAHLRGSLTWDQGAEMAKHKAFSIATDMDVYFCDPASPWQRGSNENTNGLLRQYFPKGADLNAYGPEDLEHVAQELNARPRKTLDWDTPAERLRDLLIAS